DNA sequence from the Colletotrichum destructivum chromosome 9, complete sequence genome:
TTCCGCAATTCCAGCTGAACCTGGTCGCAGTACTTGTCgtgctcgaggtcgatgagCCGGATTTGGTCCACCCCCATGGCATCCTCGACGTGCGGAATCTCTCGGCTCGTGAAGAACCATCTTGTTGGCACCCGCTTCTCGTCTTCGCTCCTGAGTTCTTGCATCTCTGCGTTCAAAAACCGCATCAGCTTTTTTGTCGAATCAGCATCCTCAGGCAAGACGTGCAGGTTGTTGATGACAAAGTACACTCTCCGACCGATAAACTCGTCTGTGAGCATGTCCTGGAGGGTCTGCCACAAGTTCTCGACTGTGAGGTTTGCCGAGGTTCTCGAGGagtcctcgcccttcttcttcacaaAGTGCTTCGCGTATACGGCCAGGGTGGCCTGCTGACGGATGAGTTGCCGAACTAGGGATTTGAGCAAGTCCTCGGCGGTCGAGAAATCCGTCGAGGGCTCGCAGAAGAAGTAGGCAGAGAGGAGTGGCCCCCGCCCGTTGTTCTCCTTTTCGTCGGCTTTTATCATCCTGTCGACGCCTtgcaacgccgccatcgtcgcccgtgtctttcctcttccctctgGTCCGCGGATGTACAGAGCCTGTCCCCTGCTTTGCTGCGCCGTGCTCTCCACATCATGGTCCTCCTTTAACCAGTCGAGGTACACCGGCTCTTCGGGTATCCATATGGATGGGGGGAACTGAAGCGCAAGCATGTCTCGTTTGTTAGACATCTTGCCGCCGTTCAGCAACTCCATCACATCGTTGACGATTTCCGGCTCGATGCCACGCGTCGAATTGAGACGGTttttgacgacgaggttggcACCGTGAATGATTCTCTTCAGGGGTTCCCTCACCAGCTGGTACCGGAAGTCCTTGAAGTCGGCGAATTTGACAAGGTCTCGATggttggcggcgaggcccATCTCCTCGATTCCGGGCAGTGTTGCAGATTCTCTCGTCACGAAGTCCTGGTCCTTCTTGGGGATAATGGCCTTGGCGATCTTTGACATGGTCGTGCCGTACCTTTCTTGCGTGAAGTCGGTCGGGTGATTCTCGTAAAAACATGTGAGCTGGACTACCGGGCTCAACTTGAGAGCCAAGCGCAGGAAGTCCCCTCGCAGCTCGTTCAGGCTTTCATCTCCGGGcgtcatcatcttcaccaGAGCTGAAGACTTGGTATAACCTAGCCTTTCGCCGATATCTCCGAGCatggaggcgacggcggcaacgtgGGCACCGCCGAAGGGCGTACCGAAGAACGCGCACCCAGCAATGCATTCGAATACTCTTGGGAAGATATCCCGGTATGTGTCTGCGGCAAGCGTTATGGCCTGAAAGGCATGTGAGTTCCAACTGAATGGTTAATAGTGACGATGCCGGACAGGACACTCACCTTGGCAACGACTAAGCCTCCCATGCTGtggccgatgaagacgatggggCGATCTCGGATTTTCTACCCAAATGTCAGCATACCGCTACGGTTTTGGAACAGACTATTGGTGGCCGGCATACTTCTCGATTTGCTTGCAAGCCCTCGAGCATTGTCTTGGCAATGTCCCTCATGAAGGTCTTTACTTTGAGGTCTCCCACCCACGCCGACTCGTACTGATACAACAGTATCCGAGCTTTGGGGAAGTCCCTCGCCAGGCCATCCTTCTTGCCGgtggactcggacgacgtcTTTGAGACGCCATCATAGATGCCGGTCGCCCAGTTGAAGCCAGATTCGGACTTCCAACTGTCTTCGGGGTGCGCACCCAACCCTGGCACGAAGACAACGCTGCCAAAGCGTCAGCTCTCGCAACGATATCATACTTTCCCTCCCCGACATGAACGACATACTCGACGTCAATGGTAGATCCCGTCTCCTTCTGAGGATTGTACAGCTCTTTGAAGCCCTGCTGGACTGTCTGATATGTCGTCTTGGGCTTCGGAGCTCCCGGGGCGCTGCCATGAGGCACCCTCCTCGTTCCTGTGCGGCGTATAGACATGATGCTGCTTGTTGCTCTCACTgcaaaaaaaagaaaacgacGGCCCACGAAAAGCGCGTCCTCCCGAGACTGGGGCGCATCAAGCTTTGAATAAGACGACGGGAGCTAGGCAACGGCGTAAGCAGTGCCCTCGCAAGACTGCTTATTGACGGTTGGGGGCCAGAAGAGCCCGCAGTAAATAATGATCAATCCCACCTCCCAACGGCCACACCCCCCTGCAGTCGAGCATCCCAAAACGACGTTAGTGAATGTCAGCCGCCCCATGCATTGTCATCCTGCGATGCCCACGACCTTCCGACGATACCAATAGCGCCATTAGCTGAATCGAAACCGCTCCTGTATGTAGGCCTTACCCCCCCTGTAAGCAATTAGTCCTGCTGCGCGTCGGTGGATCCACCTGCAAATGGGCAGTTCAGCGCACTCTATCCGTACTCCAGCAAGCGCCAGGCTACAGCTTCATCTTAGGCGACAGGGGCGATGAAGGGTGTACTTTGGCTGCCTACCGGTGCCCTACTCAGAAAGGGCTTACAGAGGCCCCAGATCGCACCGTTGGCCATCGATTAGACTATTCCTAGTTAGACCCTTGCCATGGCTGACATTGCAAAAAGAAAGCAGTGTGGTATTTTGGGCCTGGATCTGGGTCTGAGCCTGGCATCTCTGCATATCATGGGCCGGTTGTCATGATGAAAAGGCGCACACGTCCGACCCTGTCTATTGCTTGAAACCATACCTTCTGCTCTCACTCAAATTGcggctcgaggaggacggtgGCTCGGATCCCGTCAAGACAGCCGATATCGAAAGCCGAGAAGGGTTGGAACAGACTCCCAGAAGATTCGCACAAATTGGATCGATCACGCCGCGTCACACTCAACGGGTCGCACCATGGAaaggtcgtcgccgtctgTGCCTTTCGCCGTCCGAGtgctcgacgatgccgtcggtGCCGCGGCGACTGTGCAACAACGTCAAGACTTCGACCATctgatgccggcgacgagcagAGCCAAACACGACCATATCGTCGTGCCGGGAGCCGGCGACCTAGACTTCCTGGAACGAGAACTCCTCGTGCGACGCCTGAACGACGTCCAGGACCTCCTCTGGATATGCGGCCGGCCGatgccgcctcggcctctgcATTACCAGACGTTGACCTCGCGCGAGATCCACGTCACAGAAAACCCCGAGCTCCATCTTGTCTGGTCCAAGAACCGCATATTCGTCAAGCCGATACCCCGGTGGCTCCTGAGCCCGGACTTTTGGGCTGTTCACCTGGTTGGCGGTGCCGAAGACAAACAGTCCCAGCCACggaagcagcagctcgtcgcATGCGCGCTCGGATTCCTCTTCACTTACACTGCCCTCATCGCGTACGAGAGCGACTTCCGCATAGCCTCCGACAAAGGTCTCGTCCCGCCCGAGATGAAATGGGACCGGTGGAGGGCGTTATCGGCGCAGATCGTGCAGAACCATTGTTATGCGTCCATCAACCCGCGCTACTGGTACGGCGAGCTTCGCCTTAGCCGGCTGAACAAGATCTATCGGGTCCGTCTGGGATACGTGCTTCGGGGGTATTCCAAAGTGGCCTCCCACGCCGTCTACGAGGACCTGCTCCAGGACAACTTCGCAACGCTGGCGGCCATCCTCGGTTATGTTGTCATCGTCCTGACGGCTATGCAGGTTGGGCTGGCCACGGACAGGCTCGTCGGTGACAGTTCATTCCAGAGTGTCAGTTATGGATTTaccgtcttctccatcttggcGCCACTGATCGCCTGCGTCGCCATATTTGGTGTCGTCGTGGCCATGTTCGTGAGCAGCTGGATGGTGACCAAGGTGTATGAGAGAAAGCGATTCCAGGAAATGGGCGTCGAGCCGTTTTGGAGAGATcaaaagaaagaaggccGGTACGAGCAGGTGGCAGCAAAGTAGGATGTGTTTGGAGTAGGCAGAATTGAGACGATCGATACCCGTATGAATGGACGAATAAGTAAGCGTAATCATTGGGTGCCCAGATGTGACTGAGTAGTAAAGTGCGTTCCCTGATGAAACTGCTGGATCCCTATACCTCCAGCGGGTTTAGCGACTGAGCAGGCGCTGTAACGCCCCTTGACAACCTGTCAGCCCCGCCAGCAGTACACTGTATCAATTAACACACAGCACTCAGGTTGATGGTCATCTCCGCTACTGCACTCAAGCCAGAGTCTGCCCAAAGTTCTTCTCATTAATCGAACACATATCCCACCatcctcggcttcgacatcAACGCCTACAGTATTCGCGTCGTCAACACCCGCTACCCAGAAACGTCCAGATATGGCCACGAATGATGATAGCAAAAAAACCCTTAGTGTCGAGCGCCACTGCCTCGTCACTGTCGGCGCAACGGCCCGATTCACTCAGCTCCTGACTGAGGTCCTGGGCTCCACGTTCCTCGACTTAATCGCCGAGAACCGCTACACCCACCTCACCTTGCAGTGCGGCGACGACTACGACCACTTCTCCCGCCACGTTCTGCCGCCTCTACTGGAACGATACCAGACCCTGCAGATCACTgccttcgccttcgtcgacgacctcgccgtcgagatggCAAAGTGCCGAGCCCACCCGGGCCTctgcgaggccggcgtcgttATCTGCCACGCAGGTAAGGGGAAATACTGCCCACTTCCGATATCCAAATCAATGTTCGAAACCCCCATTCAAAAGACTAACCAAGTGCGCGTTCGTGGGGTAAAAAGGCACGGGAACCATCCTCGACGGTATGCGGGTCGGCGTCCCCCTCGTCGTGGTCCCCAACCCGACCCTCAAGGACAATCACCaggtcgagctggccgaggagatcCAGCGCCAGGGCTACGGTATTTGGGGCCGCCTCGGTAACATCTCGTGGGCCCTCGAGCAGCTAGCTCTACTACTCGATAAGACCGAGCGGCAGTTCTCGCCTCACCCAGTGGCTAACGAAGTCGCGCCACTCAACGTGGACTTATGGCAGGTCAGCGGCGCCATGATGGGTCGGTATTCAGGGGAGTCTACTACTGCCTTCAAGGCGCCCGCCAAGGTGGAAGGCAGTGAGGGTTCTATCACAGGTGCCAGAAGAGAGGTGCAGCGGGAAGAGGTCGCCCAGATGACGATGGACTAGGagcctcgtcggcgttggccacctcctccatcctTCTAATAATGTAGGGTGAAATCGGCGACTCGTGAGCTCAGAGGGAAAGGACGCGGGCAGGACAGTCTGGTAGGTATGTCTGGTTCGGGGGTAGGGAGGGAcagcttgcttgcttgcagACGAAGGAGATACCCAATTTCACACGGCGTTCCGGGTTAGCATAACATCATGCCGCTTCTTTCATTCAATCATCATCTGTCAAAGAAAAAAATGTCTACAGGTTTACTTTTGCTGTCCGACTATTGGAGCCCAGCCACGGTCCACACCTTGATCGCGGCGTCACCGCCGGCGCTCGCAATCTTGGATCCGCCCTCGACCCACGCGACGCCATTGACGCCGTCCTTGTGGGCGTTGAGAGCCTTGACACGGCTTCCGGGCTTCGCCAAGCTCCAGACGTAGACGTGCGTGTCCAGGGCGCCGGAGACGGCGTGCGTCGCGGCGTCGTTCCAGCTGATGCACGTAACCCTTGCCGTGTGCGCAGACCAGCGGTCCGTCGCCACCTCCCAGTCGGCCGACTTGTAGGCCATGATCTTGCCGATCTGGTTGCCCGCGGCCAAGTACTGGCCGTCCTTAGAGTAGGACAGGCAGGAGACCTGCGCGGTTGACTTGTCGAGAGACTTGGTCTCCGAAAGCTTGCCTGAGCCGTCGGCGCTGTAGATCTTGACCGAGTTGCCGGACCCCACCGCCACCGTTGAGCCGTAGGCCGCAATGGCACCGGGAGCGAACCCAAGCCGATTCTCCGAGACCAGTTTGTTCTTCTCGTAaacgtcgacgccctcgacggtgGCCACGTACAGCCTCCCGCTGGTGGCCGCGACGCCCTTGGGCTGCGCCGCGAGCTTGACGGACTCGCCGGCAAAGGTGTTGGCCGACTCGTCGACCGTCCGCAGGTGGTCGTCCCACCCGACGCTGTACGTCTGTCCCCCCTCGGCACTGAATTGGGTGACCTGGTTCGTGTGCGCCTgtccgtcgacgacggagccggtGCCCGAGGCCACGTCCCACTGACAGACGCGGCCGTCAAAGCTGCCGCTCCAGAGCGTCTGACCCTTGCCATCAGATGAAGCGCCCAGCGCTGTGATGCTCTTGTTGTGGCCCTGGACGATCTTGCTGGGCCTATCGCTGCCCTCGTTCAGGTAGTTCAAGTCGCCGTTCAGGTTCAAGCTAATGATCAACCCGTCGGTCCTGCCGTGGGGGTAGACGACTCCAACCTGCTGGTCGCCCAcgctgacgccgtcgccaaaCTTCCACGTCTGCGtggccttgccggcctcaacgtcccagagcttgacggtctGGTCCGCGCTGGCGGTCACGAACTTGGTGCCATCCTTGGCCCAAGACACAGCAAAAATGCTGCCGGTGTGCTCTCCCTCACCGATCGAAATCGTGGGCTCGCCCGTCTTCCCGTCGTAGAGCTGGATGCGTTTATCGGCACCGACCGTCACGAGCTGGCTGCCGTCGGGGGAAAAGGCCGTGCCGAAAACGAAGCCCTTGTGAGCCGAGGCGTTCTTCGAGTTGAACTTGAAAGGCGCGCCGTGCAGGAAGCAGAGAGATGCGTCGTCGGAGACGGTGGCCGCGCGCAGCGGACGCTGCTGCCGCACGGCGACCGAGTTGACGGCCTTGGAGTGCCCGCTGATCTCTCCGACCGAGTTGCCACTGTCGGCCGTGATGCAGTGGCCGAACCGCTCCTttccgtcgccgacggcaatGATCCGTTGGGAGTCGCCGTCCCAGGCAATATCGTTGATGCGGCCCGAGATGATGTGGTACTCGCCTGGTGTGCTTGTCAGTATCAAGAGCTGTCTATCAAGCGTCCTGGATGGAGGTGTGCTGTACCCTTGgtgttctcggcctcgacggcatccCAGACTCTTACGGAACCCGAGACGTCTCCGCTGGCGACGTAGAAACCGCTGGGCGAGAAGCGGGCAACGCTCGTTTGCGCGGTGTGACCGGTGTACTGCTTGCTGACGGAGGGGTTGTCGATGGATCGGAGGAAGATGGATTTGCCGGCCTGGGAGGGCACATTGTTAGCCAGTGCATTGTTTCTTTTGGAGGGACATCGGCGGACTAACAGCATATGCAAGACGCTCTCCTTTGTTGTCGGAGGAGAGCTGCGTCGGCTGGCCGCGCTGGGTAGCGGGCGAAGCGGCTAGGATCTTTTCGACGGTAACAGACATGGTGAAGCTCCAAACACGCCTGGATTGTGCGCAATGCAAATTGGAAAACCCGGAAGCTCTGCACGAAGACAACGGAACGGGGGGAAAGTGTTGGAGAGAGAAAGGTGAGTTGAGGCAAGTGTCAGCTCCGAAGCTACACGTAGGCACCACAAtggcggtcgacggcgtcgggtGGGGAGCCTGGAGCTGGCTGGAGCTGGGATGACGATCCGGGAATGGAGAACGGAGTACCTAATGGAGGGGCAGTGTTACTCGGGTACCTAAATGCGGGGCACAAATGACGTTCCTTACCGGTCTTGCGTGGTTGGTCTAGAACTTGAAGATATTCTATTCTGCGTGTTCAGCCAAACACTTGATAACGATGTCATACGGCGAGGTCTCGGCAAACAAAACGCACATCGCGGTTGTTGTTTGAGCAACATTTGCGGATGATTGTGGTTTGGCCTAGTGTAGCATGTCTTTACCGTGATTGAGGATAAGGACACAAGACGCGGATGTTGCCTCCACACCCATGTCCAAACGGACTCTAATAAAAGTCGACCTACCGCTCTGTCGAAGAGGAAAAGATACTTTTACGGGGATACAACTGGCTTGGGCTGCAATGTGGTTTCCGATCACTCGTTGAATTGTCTGCCAAAAAAATTGCATTTTAAAGTACTTTGACGTACGACAACTGACAGTTCTAAGGGATCTTGTAAGAGCAACATTGTGTCATGCCCACATGTTAATAAGGAAGTCGGTGTGGGCAGAGGTAATGGTGGATTAGCTCCAAAAATGACAGGGTATATAAGTAGTAAAACCCCTTCGTAATTCCAACAATCAGTCATCGCTTTCCTAGCTCAATTTGGTCAGAGCGTCCGACTTTTAATCGGAAGGCTGTGGGTTCGAGTCCCACGGATCGCGGTTCTCTTTTGCATTTTTGTGCTCTCATGAGAGAGATGCACGTCAATGACCTCCCTCCGTTGGTATTCAGGCAGCAATTCGGTTCCGTTTTTATTTCCCCGGCCTTTCTTGGATGACGGGTAAACGCCCAGGTGCGAGCCTGGTTCTTACTGTCTAACAATACAATGCGCATTTCGCTCCGTCCTTGGGTGTGTAACATCACGGTTGGCGACCACGTTTTGTTTTCATCAATTGCAACCCGGTCTCTTTTATGACTTTGATTTTTTACATGATCCACGCACTGCACTCACTTACTACCTATACTTCTGCTGTAGAACCCACCCTAGACCGCACCCTTCAACATTGCGGTTTGATTCTCAGGTTCCTACGCCTGGTGTTGCCTCCCGCTTCTGTCCTTTACAAGCGACAAGCGAACAGCCCATTAACCGCCAGCACTCCTAAGCTTCATGGCAAACGCTCTCATACAACATACCGAGGCCCCAAAATACCATCGGCGTTGGGCGTTGGCTTGAGCGGCATTTTCAAAGATCATGAGCGTGTGTTTCTCGGCAGGCAGGCTTTAGGTCGACAGACGAGCAGGGTCTTTACAAGTGGGAATCGTGTGGACTCTTTGCCTCATTTAAATATCCCCTCCGGCTGTCGCTCCGCGATAGGAGGAAAAAGATATCGTATAGTCCCATTGGCGATGCCAAGTGGCATGATAAGGCTGAGATTCATCGCAGGCGTGTGCCTCCACAAGTACACAACCACAGGGGGGGGGCACGACTGAGGTGTCGGATATGATGACCCGGCTCGAGTGCAGCTGCGCCAGATCGGTGAAGGCTCTAGAGGCCCAAGTTGTTACCGGAATGACTGGCAAGCGGCCCTGAATGCTGGGGAGGATTGTGACAAGTCGCGACGAGATTAGCGAGTTCCTCCCCACACTGTCCTTCAATATCATCAACATCATTGGTATCGCCAGCATCGTGGGCATcgccccctcccgcccccccaTTCGTCCCCTGCTACGAGAACCAGCCGCCCTGTTACGAGAAACAAGTCCAGTTGGTACATTCTACGCCCCTGAAACGTCGTAGTATCGGCCTCAAAGGTTCTTGCagaccatcgccgccaaATGGTTTTGGGATCTT
Encoded proteins:
- a CDS encoding Putative glycosyl transferase, family 28 yields the protein MATNDDSKKTLSVERHCLVTVGATARFTQLLTEVLGSTFLDLIAENRYTHLTLQCGDDYDHFSRHVLPPLLERYQTLQITAFAFVDDLAVEMAKCRAHPGLCEAGVVICHAGTGTILDGMRVGVPLVVVPNPTLKDNHQVELAEEIQRQGYGIWGRLGNISWALEQLALLLDKTERQFSPHPVANEVAPLNVDLWQVSGAMMGRYSGESTTAFKAPAKVEGSEGSITGARREVQREEVAQMTMD
- a CDS encoding Putative quinoprotein alcohol dehydrogenase-like superfamily, encoding MSVTVEKILAASPATQRGQPTQLSSDNKGERLAYAAGKSIFLRSIDNPSVSKQYTGHTAQTSVARFSPSGFYVASGDVSGSVRVWDAVEAENTKGEYHIISGRINDIAWDGDSQRIIAVGDGKERFGHCITADSGNSVGEISGHSKAVNSVAVRQQRPLRAATVSDDASLCFLHGAPFKFNSKNASAHKGFVFGTAFSPDGSQLVTVGADKRIQLYDGKTGEPTISIGEGEHTGSIFAVSWAKDGTKFVTASADQTVKLWDVEAGKATQTWKFGDGVSVGDQQVGVVYPHGRTDGLIISLNLNGDLNYLNEGSDRPSKIVQGHNKSITALGASSDGKGQTLWSGSFDGRVCQWDVASGTGSVVDGQAHTNQVTQFSAEGGQTYSVGWDDHLRTVDESANTFAGESVKLAAQPKGVAATSGRLYVATVEGVDVYEKNKLVSENRLGFAPGAIAAYGSTVAVGSGNSVKIYSADGSGKLSETKSLDKSTAQVSCLSYSKDGQYLAAGNQIGKIMAYKSADWEVATDRWSAHTARVTCISWNDAATHAVSGALDTHVYVWSLAKPGSRVKALNAHKDGVNGVAWVEGGSKIASAGGDAAIKVWTVAGLQ